From a region of the Saccharomyces paradoxus chromosome IV, complete sequence genome:
- the SLC1 gene encoding 1-acylglycerol-3-phosphate O-acyltransferase SLC1 (1-acyl-sn-glycerol-3-phosphate acyltransferase~similar to YDL052C), protein MSVIGRFLYYLRSVLVVLALAGCGLYGVIASILCTLIGKQHLAQWITARCFYHVMKLMLGLDVKVVGEENLVKKPYIMIANHQSTLDIFMLGRIFPPGCTVTAKKSLKYVPFLGWFMALSGTYFLDRSKRQEAIETLNKGLESVKKNKRALWVFPEGTRSYTSELTMLPFKKGAFHLAQQGKIPIVPVVVSNTSTLVSPKYGVFNRGCMIVKILKPISTENLEKEKIGEFAEKVRDQMVKTLKEIGYSPAVNDTTLPPQAIEYAALQHDEKANKKIKDDPVPSVSISNDVNTHNEGSSVKKIH, encoded by the coding sequence atgagtGTGATAGGCAGGTTCTTGTATTACTTGAGGTCCGTGTTGGTCGTACTGGCGCTTGCAGGCTGTGGCCTTTACGGTGTAATCGCCTCTATCCTTTGCACGTTAATTGGTAAGCAACATTTGGCACAGTGGATTACTGCGCGTTGTTTTTACCATGTCATGAAATTGATGCTCGGCCTTGACGTCAAGGTCGTGGGCGAGGAGAATTTGGTCAAGAAGCCATATATTATGATTGCCAATCATCAATCCACCTTGGATATCTTCATGTTAGGTAGGATTTTCCCCCCTGGTTGCACGGTTACTGCCAAAAAGTCTTTGAAGTACGTCCCGTTTCTGGGCTGGTTCATGGCTTTGAGTGGTACATATTTCTTAGACAGATCTAAAAGGCAAGAAGCCATCGAAACCCTGAATAAAGGTTTGGAAAGTGTTAAGAAAAACAAGCGTGCACTATGGGTTTTTCCTGAAGGTACCAGGTCTTACACGAGTGAACTGACAATGTTGCCTTTCAAGAAGGGTGCTTTCCATCTGGCACAACAGGGCAAGATCCCCATTGTTCCAGTGGTTGTTTCCAATACCAGTACTTTAGTGAGTCCTAAATATGGGGTCTTCAACAGGGGCTGTATGATTGTTAAAATCTTGAAACCTATTTCAACTGAGaatttagaaaaggaaaaaattggcGAATTTGCTGAAAAGGTTAGAGATCAAATGGTTAAAACTTTGAAGGAAATCGGCTACTCCCCCGCTGTCAACGATACAACCCTACCACCACAAGCTATTGAGTACGCTGCTCTTCAGCATGACGAAAAAGctaacaagaaaatcaagGATGATCCTGTGCCTTCTGTTAGCATTAGCAACGATGTCAATACACATAACGAAGGGTCGTCCGTAAAGAAGATACATTAA
- a CDS encoding uncharacterized protein (similar to YDL057W) gives MEKKYVGVQIQDAPPSYIKLDPNEKFVYITSTMNGLSYRIAAIISYPEKRNLSTPNIEDGRLLYKDNKLALLLHGSQSHKNAIYQTLLAKKLAQSGYWVIRIDFRGQGDSSDNYDPALGRTLDQDLEDMSTVYQTVSDRSLRELLYKTGKISLDVIVAHSRGSLAMFKFCLKLLATASPLPSHLINCAGRYDGKGLIERCTRLHPHWQTEGGFWANGPRNGEYKDFWIPLSETYSIASVCVPEFAAIPLNCSVMSCYGTCDHIVPVSAASRYAKLFEGRHSLELIENADHNYYGIEGDPNVLNLPIRRGRVNYSPLVVDLIMEYLKNK, from the coding sequence atggaaaagaaatatgttGGCGTGCAAATACAGGACGCTCCCCCCTCTTATATCAAATTGGatccaaatgaaaaattcgtATATATCACAAGCACAATGAACGGCTTATCTTATCGAATTGCGGCTATAATTTCATACCCagagaagagaaatttATCCACTCCAAATATAGAAGATGGTAGATTACTGTACAAGGACAATAAGTTAGCATTACTGCTACACGGAAGTCAATCCCACAAGAATGCTATTTATCAAACTTTATTGGCGAAGAAGCTGGCACAATCCGGATATTGGGTAATAAGAATCGATTTCAGAGGCCAAGGTGATTCCTCAGATAACTACGATCCAGCCCTTGGTAGGACGCTCGATCAGGATCTTGAAGATATGAGTACAGTGTACCAAACAGTATCTGACAGGTCCCTTAGGGAGCTGTTGTACAAGACTGGCAAAATATCTTTGGACGTGATTGTTGCACATTCTAGAGGATCCCTTGCTATGTTTAAATTCTGTCTAAAGTTGCTTGCAACTGCATCTCCATTACCGTCTCACCTGATTAATTGCGCCGGAAGATATGATGGGAAAGGACTTATAGAACGCTGCACACGGCTGCACCCACATTGGCAAACAGAGGGAGGTTTCTGGGCGAACGGTCCACGAAACGGCGAATACAAGGACTTTTGGATCCCATTAAGCGAAACTTATAGTATTGCCAGCGTTTGCGTCCCGGAATTTGCAGCAATACCACTAAATTGCTCGGTAATGTCCTGCTATGGCACGTGTGATCACATAGTGCCAGTTAGCGCAGCCTCAAGATATGCTAAGCTTTTTGAGGGCAGACATTCGTTGGAGCTCATTGAAAATGCAGACCACAATTACTATGGTATCGAAGGTGATCCAAACGTACTAAACTTACCGATAAGGAGGGGCAGAGTCAATTATTCACCGCTTGTCGTCGATCTCATTATGGAATACCTGAAGAATAAATAG
- the KNH1 gene encoding Knh1p (Protein with similarity to Kre9p~similar to YDL049C), with translation MQIVSFLALFCLVAFRTVYCDVAIVAPVPSSVYDLSSSSQATIKVKWMHTDSTPQEKDFIRYTFTLCSGTNAMIEAMATLQTLTASDLTNNEFNAIIENTVGTDGFYFIQVFAQTAIGYSIHYTNRFKLKGMIGAKAANPSMITIAPEAQTRITTGDLGATIDSKSFTVPYNLQTGVVKYAPMQLQPATKVTAKTWKRKYATSEVTYYYTLRNSVDQHTTVTPGWSYIITADSNFATPAPMPADNGGWYNPRKRLSLTARKVNALRNK, from the coding sequence ATGCAGATAGTATCATTCTTAGCACTATTTTGTTTGGTAGCGTTCCGAACAGTATATTGTGATGTGGCTATTGTAGCTCCAGTACCTAGCTCTGTTTATGACTTATCCAGTTCAAGTCAGGCTACCATCAAAGTGAAATGGATGCATACAGATAGCACCCCACAGGAGAAAGACTTTATCAGATATACGTTTACTCTGTGTTCGGGCACCAACGCCATGATCGAAGCAATGGCTACTCTTCAAACACTCACTGCGAGCGATTTGACGAACAACGAGTTCAATGCAATCATAGAGAACACTGTTGGGACAGACggtttttattttatacAAGTCTTTGCACAAACAGCTATTGGTTATTCCATTCACTACACCAATAGGTTTAAACTAAAAGGGATGATTGGTGCAAAGGCAGCTAATCCGAGTATGATAACCATTGCACCGGAAGCACAAACAAGAATTACCACTGGGGATCTGGGTGCTACGATCGATTCGAAGAGTTTCACCGTTCCCTATAATTTACAAACAGGTGTTGTAAAATATGCTCCCATGCAACTTCAACCAGCTACAAAGGTAACGGCAAAGACATGGAAGAGGAAGTACGCCACCAGTGAGGTAACATATTACTACACTCTAAGAAACTCCGTTGACCAACATACCACTGTAACGCCGGGGTGGTCATACATAATTACAGCAGATAGTAACTTTGCTACTCCGGCTCCTATGCCGGCTGATAATGGCGGTTGGTATAATCCACGCAAGCGACTCTCTTTAACCGCAAGAAAAGTCAATGCTTTGAGGaacaaataa
- the MBP1 gene encoding transcription factor MBP1 (Transcription factor~similar to YDL056W) has translation MSNQIYSAKYSGVDVYEFIHSTGSIMKRKKDDWVNATHILKAANFAKAKRTRILEKEVLKETHEKVQGGFGKYQGTWVPLNIAKQLAEKFSVYDQLKPLFDFTQTDGSASPPPAPKHHHASKMDRKKAIRSVSTSAIMETKRNNKKGEENQFQNSKILGNPTVAPRKRGRPVGSTRGGRRKLGVNLQRSQSDMGFPRPAIPNSSISTTQLPSIRSTMGPQSPTLSILEEERHDSRQQQQQQQQQQQQQNNSAQFKEIDLEDGLSSDVEPSQQLQQGFNQGTGFVPQQQSSLIQTQQAESMATSVSSSPSLPTSPGDFADSNPFEERFPGGGTSPIIAMIPRYPVTSRPQTSDINDKVNKYLSKLVDYFISNEMKSNKSLPQVLLHPPPHSAPYIDAPIDPELHTAFHWACSMGNLPIAEALYEAGTSIRSTNSQGQTPLMRSSLFHNSYTRRTFPRIFQLLHETVFDVDSQSQTVIHHIVKRRSTTPSAVYYLDVVLSKIKDFSPQYRIELLLNTQDKNGDTALHIASKNGDIVFFNTLVKMGALTTISNKEGLTANEIMNQQYEQMMIQNGTNQHTSSSITDLNIHVNTNNIDVKNDVNSMVIMSPVSPSDYITYPSQIATKISRNIPNVVNSMKQMASIYNDLHEQHDNEIKSLQKTLKSILKTKMQVSLKTLEELKESSKDENDEAPVSDDFEMLSRLQEQNVEKLRKRLIRYKRLIKQKLEYRQTALLHKLLEDETQATANSIDDNDNNVLKRLELAQELTMLQFQRRKQLDSLLKKFEDNAKIHKYRRIIREGTEMNIEEVDSSLDVILQTLIANNNKNKGAEQTITTSNANNHA, from the coding sequence ATGTCTAACCAAATATATTCAGCGAAATATTCGGGGGTTGATGTTTACGAATTTATTCATTCAACAGGATCCATtatgaaaaggaagaaggaTGACTGGGTCAATGCTACACACATTTTAAAGGCCGCCAATTTTGCCAAGGctaaaagaacaagaattttaGAGAAGGAAGTACTTAAGGAAACCcatgaaaaagttcaagGTGGGTTTGGTAAATATCAGGGTACATGGGTCCCACTCAACATAGCAAAACAACTGGCAGAAAAATTTAGTGTCTACGATCAATTGAAACCATTGTTCGACTTTACCCAAACAGATGGGTCCGCTTCTCCACCTCCTGCTCCAAAACATCACCATGCCTCGAAGATGGATAGGAAAAAGGCTATCAGAAGTGTAAGTACTTCTGCAATTATGGaaacgaaaagaaacaataaGAAAGGCGAAGAAAACCAGTTTCAAAATAGCAAAATATTGGGGAATCCTACGGTTGCCCCAAGGAAAAGAGGTAGGCCGGTAGGGTCTACAAGAGGAGGAAGGCGAAAGTTAGGAGTCAATTTACAACGTTCTCAGAGTGATATGGGTTTTCCTAGACCAGCAATACCgaattcttcaatatcgACTACGCAACTTCCTTCTATTAGATCCACCATGGGACCACAATCCCCGACATTAAGTAttctagaagaagaaagacaCGACTCTCgacagcaacaacaacaacaacaacaacaacaacagcaacagaATAATTCAGCCCAGTTCAAAGAAATCGACCTTGAGGACGGCTTGTCTAGCGATGTAGAACCTTCACAACAATTACAACAGGGTTTTAACCAAGGTACTGGATTTGTACCCCAACAACAATCTTCATTGATACAGACACAGCAAGCAGAGTCAATGGCTACGTCCGTATCGTCATCTCCTTCATTGCCTACGTCGCCGGGAGATTTTGCCGATAGTAATCCATTTGAAGAACGGTTTCCCGGTGGTGGCACATCTCCTATTATTGCGATGATTCCACGTTATCCTGTAACTTCAAGGCCTCAAACATCGGATATCAATGATAAAGTTAACAAATACCTTTCAAAATTGGTTGATTATTTTATTTCGAATGAAATGAAGTCAAACAAGTCTTTACCACAAGTGTTATTGCATCCGCCTCCACACAGCGCTCCATATATCGATGCCCCTATCGATCCCGAATTGCATACCGCGTTCCATTGGGCATGTTCTATGGGAAATTTACCCATTGCCGAAGCGTTGTACGAAGCTGGAACAAGTATTAGATCGACGAATTCTCAAGGCCAAACTCCGTTGATGAGAAGCTCGTTATTTCATAATTCATACACCAGAAGAACTTTTCCTagaattttccaattgttACACGAAACTGTATTTGATGTCGATTCACAGTCTCAAACAGTAATTCATCATATTGTAAAACGAAGATCAACAACACCTTCTGCTGTTTATTATCTTGATGTTGTGCTATCTAAGATCAAGGATTTTTCCCCACAGTACAGGATCGAGTTACTATTAAATACGCAGGACAAAAATGGTGATACCGCACTCCACATTGCCTCTAAAAATGgagatattgttttttttaacaCATTGGTCAAGATGGGTGCATTAACTACAATTTCCAATAAGGAGGGGTTAACTGCCAATGAAATCATGAACCAACAATATGAGCAAATGATGATACAGAATGGTACAAATCAGCATACCAGTTCTTCAATCACAGACTTGAATATTCATGTTAATACGAACAATATTGATGTAAAAAATGACGTTAATTCAATGGTAATCATGTCACCAGTTTCTCCTTCGGATTACATAACGTATCCATCTCAAATCGCGAccaaaatatcaagaaatattcCTAACGTAGTGAATTCCATGAAACAAATGGCTAGCATATACAATGATCTTCATGAACAACATGACAACgaaataaaaagtttgcaaaaaactttaaaaagtattttgaaaacaaaaatgcaaGTAAGCCTTAAGACGCTAGAGGAATTAAAAGAGAGCAGCAAAGATGAAAACGACGAAGCTCCAGTCAGTGATGATTTTGAGATGTTATCTCGACTACAAGAACAAAATGTTGagaaattgagaaaaaGGCTCATACGGTATAAAAGGTTGATTAAACAAAAACTAGAATATAGGCAAACGGCCCTGTTGCATAAGTTACTAGAAGATGAAACCCAGGCTACCGCCAATAGCATAGATGACAACGATAATAATGTACTAAAAAGGTTAGAATTAGCTCAAGAATTGACAATGTTGCAATTTCAAAGGAGAAAACAGTTGGATTCCCtactgaagaaatttgaagacAATGCCAAGATTCATAAATATAGACGGATTATCAGGGAAGGGACAGAAATGAATATCGAAGAAGTAGATAGTTCGCTGGATGTAATACTACAGACATTGATAgccaataataataaaaataaggGCGCAGAACAGACTATCACAACCTCAAACGCGAATAATCATGCATAA
- the PBP4 gene encoding Pbp4p (Pbp1p binding protein~similar to YDL053C) produces MTTTSTTSVNGRASSTLKTTLSASSPSSNGPTPVILPQKPKLTGWAQAAAKALPKQQQQQQQPRKDDSVAVQPANGKAKAIVSTAPPANIKGSSTANGSSTNKKFKRANRQPYNRDEVRSYMHKLFQSYTTGEMSHSTKTYKQVLSETASGRVSTATDWGTVSSSKNKNKKYGCLTDIAKVLRNQ; encoded by the coding sequence ATGACAACAACTTCAACAACTAGTGTAAATGGTAGAGCTTCCTCGACTTTGAAGACCACTTTATCTGCTTCAAGTCCAAGTTCAAATGGCCCAACACCTGTTATTCTTCCTCAAAAGCCAAAATTAACAGGCTGGGCACAGGCAGCTGCCAAAGCCCTTccaaaacaacaacaacagcagcagcagccaCGAAAAGATGACTCTGTCGCAGTACAACCTGCTAACGGGAAGGCTAAAGCCATTGTATCTACCGCGCCGCCCGCCAATATAAAGGGCAGTTCTACCGCCAATGGATCATCCacaaataagaaatttaaaAGGGCAAATAGACAACCTTATAATAGAGATGAAGTTAGATCGTATATGCATAAGTTATTTCAGAGCTACACCACGGGCGAAATGAGCCATTCAACGAAAACTTACAAACAAGTACTATCAGAAACGGCAAGCGGTAGAGTATCAACAGCCACTGATTGGGGTACTGTATCAAGcagtaaaaataaaaataaaaaatacgGTTGCTTGACTGATATTGCTAAAGTTTTAAGAAACCAATGA
- the LHP1 gene encoding tRNA maturation protein LHP1 (RNA binding protein required for maturation of tRNA and U6 snRNA~similar to YDL051W), with product MSETPQQEQQEKPQSRRNSFAVIEFTPEVLDRCLKQVEFYFSEFNFPYDRFLRTTAEKNDGWVPISTIATFNRMKKYRPVDKVIEALRSSEILEVSADGENVKRRVPLDLTAARNARIEQNQRTLAVMNFPHEDVEASQIPELQESLEAFFKKLGEINQVRLRRDHKNKKFNGTVLVEFKTIPECEAFLKSYSNDDESNEILSYEGKKLSVLTKKQFDLQREASKSKNFSGRSRSFNSHKKKNLPKFSKNKKKNDKEESKEDSSAIADDDEEHKE from the coding sequence ATGTCTGAAACACCACAACAAGAGCAACAAGAGAAACCACAATCAAGACGTAATTCATTTGCCGTGATTGAATTTACTCCAGAAGTCCTAGATAGATGTTTGAAGCAAGTGGAGTTCTACTTTTCTGAATTCAACTTTCCATATGACAGGTTCTTGCGCACAACTGCGGAAAAAAACGACGGCTGGGTCCCTATTAGCACCATCGCCACATTCAATCGTATGAAGAAATATAGACCAGTGGATAAGGTTATCGAAGCATTACGTAGTTCTGAAATTTTGGAGGTATCTGCTGACGGGGAGAACGTCAAGAGACGTGTTCCATTGGACCTTACTGCTGCCAGAAATGCTAGAATTGAGCAAAACCAAAGAACTTTGGCTGTAATGAATTTCCCACATGAGGACGTTGAAGCTTCTCAAATTCCTGAATTACAGGAGAGCTTGGAagcctttttcaaaaaattaggTGAAATCAATCAAGTGCGTTTGAGAAGAGATCacaaaaacaagaaatttaATGGTACGGTCTTGGTGGAATTTAAGACAATTCCAGAATGTGAAGCTTTTTTGAAGTCATATTCTAATGACGATGAGTCCAACGAAATTTTGTCCTACGAAGGTAAGAAACTGAGTGTTTTAACGAAGAAACAGTTTGACTTACAAAGGGAAGCCTCGAAATCCAAAAACTTTAGTGGTAGATCAAGATCCTTTAACAGtcacaaaaagaaaaacttgcctaaattttccaaaaacaagaagaaaaacgaCAAGGAAGAATCCAAAGAGGACTCCTCTGCCATTGCCGATGACGATGAGGAGCACAAGGAATGA
- the PSA1 gene encoding mannose-1-phosphate guanylyltransferase (GDP-mannose pyrophosphorylase (mannose-1-phosphate guanyltransferase)~similar to YDL055C) codes for MKGLILVGGYGTRLRPLTLTVPKPLVEFGNRPMILHQIEALANAGVTDIVLAVNYRPEVMVETLKKYEKEYGVNITFSVETEPLGTAGPLKLAEDVLKKDNSPFFVLNSDVICEYPFKELADFHKAHGGKGTIVATKVDEPSKYGVIVHDIATPNLIDRFVEKPKEFVGNRINAGLYILNPEVIDLIEMKPTSIEKETFPILVEEKQLYSFDLEGFWMDVGQPKDFLSGTVLYLNSLAKRQPKKLATGANIVGNALIDPTAKISSTAKIGPDVVIGPNVTIGDGVRITRSVVLCNSTIKNHSLVKSTIVGWNSTVGQWCRLEGVTVLGDDVEVKDEIYINGGKVLPHKSISDNVPKEAIIM; via the coding sequence atgaaaggtTTAATTTTAGTCGGTGGTTACGGTACCAGATTGAGACCTTTAACTTTAACCGTTCCAAAGCCATTGGTCGAATTCGGTAACAGACCAatgattcttcatcaaatcGAGGCTTTAGCCAACGCTGGTGTCACTGACATTGTTCTTGCTGTTAACTACAGACCAGAAGTCATGGTGGAGACTTTGAAGAAGTACGAAAAGGAATATGGTGTTAACATCACTTTCTCTGTGGAAACTGAACCATTAGGTACTGCCGGTCCATTGAAATTGGCTGAagatgttttgaaaaaggacaACTCTCCATTTTTCGTCTTGAACTCAGATGTCATTTGCGAATATCCATTCAAGGAATTGGCCGACTTCCACAAAGCTCACGGGGGTAAAGGTACCATTGTTGCTACCAAGGTCGACGAACCTTCTAAATACGGTGTCATTGTCCATGATATAGCCACTCCAAACTTAATTGATAGATTCGTTGAAAAGCCAAAGGAATTTGTCGGTAACAGAATTAACGCAGGTTTGTACATCTTGAACCCAGAAGTCATTGACTTGATTGAAATGAAGCCAACTTCgattgaaaaggaaactttCCCAATCTTGGTCGAGGAAAAGCAACTATATTCCTTCGATTTGGAAGGTTTTTGGATGGACGTTGGTCAACCAAAGGACTTCTTGTCTGGTACCGTTCTTTATTTGAACTCTTTGGCCAAGAGacaaccaaaaaaattggctACAGGTGCCAACATTGTTGGTAATGCCTTGATCGACCCAACCGCTAAGATTTCCTCTACCGCTAAGATTGGTCCAGACGTGGTTATTGGTCCTAACGTTACCATCGGTGACGGTGTCAGAATCACCAGATCTGTTGTTTTGTGCAACTCTACTATCAAGAATCACTCTTTGGTCAAATCTACTATCGTAGGTTGGAACTCTACCGTTGGACAATGGTGCCGTTTGGAAGGTGTCACTGTCTTAGGTGACGACGTTGAAGTTAAAGACGAAATCTACATCAACGGTGGTAAAGTCCTACCTCATAAGTCTATCTCCGATAATGTTCCAAAGGAAGCTATTATTATGTGA
- the MCH1 gene encoding Mch1p (Protein with similarity to mammalian monocarboxylate permeases~similar to YDL054C) produces MPLSKVEHYLSYHARLLLPHVLSLQSSHRIAYIFSLLSAVSAGFITLISLYSQPWQKHLNYSSWQINTIASMTNLGMYLTPPILGMIADSHGPITLSLLAIIGFIPSYSYLAYVFNHPELSLEGNGDSSFNLSIICFILIGISTSALYFSALLTCTKLYPRTKLLSISLPTTCYGISSVVGSQLLRIKWFWSYDVSSSSSDNDLNLGRVFQTFALVYVVIGLLAWIATSVVSLLHFNEEQDNQKRLDDLADVEQSPLLERNSHVQEKFVQTMLRIFSDPVTYILAVSIMLSLGPLEMFIANMGSLTNLLLQVDAPTLSTKLLSTYALSSTFTRLLTGIVADFFAKKKISIKWILLTFLSSGVCAQLFLLKMTSSASSWGLVPTGSLVGVVYGGLFTVYPTLVLLVWGERSFGTVYGSLLIAPAIGSMIFCMLYAKFYDSRCMSGGGDLRNSSCISAVYKYSSVAFVASAILSAVVFWKLKSRKLRI; encoded by the coding sequence ATGCCTCTATCAAAGGTGGAGCACTATCTATCATACCATGCGCGCTTACTGCTACCCCATGTTTTGTCTCTCCAGTCATCACATCGTATCGCATACATCTTTTCGCTATTATCTGCGGTGTCAGCTGGTTTTATTACTTTGATATCACTTTACTCTCAACCATGGCAGAAACATTTAAATTATTCGTCATGGCAAATCAACACCATCGCTAGTATGACTAATTTGGGAATGTACTTAACGCCACCAATACTGGGAATGATCGCTGATTCCCATGGCCCCATTACCTTAAGTCTTCTAGCCATTATAGGATTTATACCTAGTTATTCATATCTGGCTTACGTCTTTAATCATCCGGAATTATCCCTCGAAGGGAATGGTGACTCATCATTTAATCTGTCAAtaatttgttttattttgataGGTATATCAACAAGTGCACTATACTTTAGCGCTTTATTGACATGCACGAAGCTATATCCTCGTACAAAGCTGCTATCGATTAGTTTGCCAACTACATGTTATGGTATTTCTTCTGTAGTCGGTTCCCAACTATTAAGAATCAAATGGTTCTGGTCCTATGACGTatcctcttcttcgtcCGATAATGATTTAAATTTGGGAAGAGTATTTCAAACATTTGCCTTGGTTTATGTTGTCATTGGGCTACTTGCATGGATAGCTACCAGCGTGGTATCACTTTTGCATTTCaatgaagaacaagatAACCAAAAACGGCTGGATGATCTAGCTGACGTTGAACAATCACCACTGTTAGAACGAAACAGCCATGTTCAGGAGAAGTTTGTCCAGACGATGTTAAGAATATTTAGCGATCCTGTGACATATATCCTAGCGGTGTCAATTATGTTATCGCTGGGGCCACTCGAGATGTTTATTGCCAACATGGGATCACTAACTAATCTGCTACTCCAAGTCGATGCGCCAACCCTATCTACAAAGTTGTTATCCACATATGCATTATCTTCTACTTTTACAAGGCTACTCACAGGCATAGTAGCAGATTTTTTCgccaagaagaaaatatcaattaAATGGATTCTATTGACTTTCCTTTCATCAGGAGTATGCGCACAGCtgtttttattgaaaatgacTTCTTCGGCATCATCCTGGGGGTTAGTACCTACCGGATCGTTGGTTGGAGTCGTATATGGTGGGTTGTTCACTGTTTACCCGACGTTGGTGTTGTTAGTATGGGGCGAACGTTCATTCGGGACCGTTTATGGTAGCCTACTAATTGCACCTGCGATAGGTTCTATGATATTTTGCATGTTGTATGCCAAATTTTACGATTCTCGCTGTATGAGCGGTGGTGGAGATCTGCGGAATTCgtcttgcatttcagctgTCTACAAGTACAGCAGTGTCGCATTCGTTGCATCCGCTATTCTTTCAGCAGTGGTGTTTTGGAAATTAAAAAGTAGAAAACTtagaatttaa